The sequence ACCTACTACGACCATGCCGACTGGGCCGATGCGAAGGTGACGTGTCAGGCATTGGAACCCAGTGGGACGGTGTATGTGAGCGACCTGGCGTACACCTCGGCCACGAATGGCTGGGGGCCGGTCGAGATCGACCGCAGCAACGGCGAACAGAAACAGTTCGATGGCAGGCCGCTCACGGTCAACGGCGACGTCTTTGCCAAAGGACTGGGAGTGCACTCCGGCTCGGCGATCACCTACGGCCTGGGCGGCGCGTGTCAGGCTTTCGTGTCCGGCATCGCTATAGACGATGAAACCCAGGGCCGCGGCACGGTCATGTTTCAGGTGTACGGCGATGGCCGCAAGCTCTTTGAGAGCCCCACGCTGGGCGGCAACTTCGGCACTCCACTGAACCGCGTGGCCGTCGACCTCACCGGGGTTCAGCAGCTCCGGCTGGTCGTGACGGATGCCGGCGATGGGAAGAGTTTCGACCATGCCGACTGGGTTGACGCAAAACTCGCCTGCACGCCAGCCGGGACGTCGGGGGCCACCGATCCAGCCTTCGGCACGAACGGGCACGCCAACGTGGGCAGTGTGGACAGCGTGGTGGAGCCCGGTAATTCTGTGGTGCTCCTGGGCAAAGACTTCAGCGTGAAACGCCTGTCCTCTGCAGGCACCGTGAGTGCGGCTGGTGCAGTCAGCGTACCTGGCGGCACCGCCTCTGCTATCGCCCGACAGGCGAACGGGAACCTCGTGGCGGTCGGGCAGGCGAACAACATGGTCGTGGTCGTCCGGTACCTGCCCACTCTTCAGCCCGACCCCAGCTTCGGCACGGGCGGTGTGAAGGTGATGCAGTACGGAGTCATGGTGAATGACGTCCCGGCAGCATCGAGTGCCCGGGACGTCACGGTTCAGGCGGATGGGAAAGTTGTTCTGGTCGGGACATCCACCGAGTCGTACCTCGACTATGACGTTCCAGGCTCGACACTCGACTATTTGATCGCCCGCCTGAACGTGGACGGTCTCCCCGATCCGACGTTTGGCCAGGACGGGAAGTTTACCCTTTCAAGTAGTTCTTACACCGATTGCCTGCCAAAGGAGCTGGACGACCTTATGACCGCTGTGGCTGTACAGGCCGACGGCAGGATTGTGGCGGCCGGGAATTCCGATTGTGTGGGAGGCTATGTCCCGACCGTTCTGAGGCTGACTGCGGACGGGAAGCTCGATCCCACATTCTCCGGCGATGGCATCGCGTTCGCTTCTCCTCAGGGTGACAACGGCTACGGCGACTTCACGCGGGCGCTGCTGGTCCAGCCGGACGGGAAGATCGTGATCGGAGGAGCCACCCAGCGGTTCCAGACCACCGCGTTCATCGGGCGACTGACGGCGGCCGGAGAACCTGACGGCGGCCTGGTCTTCCAGATCGCTGACAACTTCTATGATGTCGGTTCTGTGTATAGCCTGGCCCGCCAGAACGACGGCAAGATCGTCTTTGGAGCGCTGTCGCCCAACCTCAGGCACCTGGGCCGCCTGAACGCGGATCTCACCCTGGATACCTCGTTTGGCGGCCTGGGCACCGGCTACCTGTACCTGGATACAGCCGTCACGTCCGTGAATATTGACCCTGTCGGGCGGATCGTAGCCAGCGGAACGACTGATACGGTGCGTGTCCTGCCCTGACCGTCCTGAGTGTTCTGACGCTATACCCTCCACGTATGCTCAAGCACGTCTCTTTCCTTAGCGGCGACCTGCCCGCCACGCTGGCCTTCTATGAGCGGCTGGGCGGCGTGATCGAGAAGGACGTGACGACCTCTGAGGGCTACCGGCGGGCCGTGATCCGGCTGGGCGAGGGCCGGGTGCAGTTCTTCCAGATCGCGCACGAGGTTCCCATGCCGCACACGCACTGGGCCGAGCACCTCGCGCTTCACGTGTCGGGGCTCGCGTCGCTGCTTTCCGACCTGCGCGCTTCCGGCGTGACTATTACCCGTGATCTTCAGCCCAGCCCTGGCGGGAGGGATATGGCGTTTGTGCTCGATCCGGACGGGCGTCAGGTGGAACTGCTGGAGGCCGGCGCGTAGGCCGCTACGGTCCGTCGGTGTAGATGCGGCTGGGGTAGTAGTACTTCTGCAGGAGCAGTTTGCCCAGCGCCACGGTCGGCACGGCCAGCAGCGCGCCCGCGAACCCGAGCAGCGCCACGCCGACCAGAATGGCGAGCAGCACGGTAATAGGGTGCAAGTCCGTGGTGCGGCTCAGGATGTACGGACTGAGGAAGTTCCCCTCGATCTGGTTGGCCGCCACGAACACCACGATCACCAGCACGGCCTTGAGCACGCCACCGGGCAGGGTGAGGGCCAGCAGCAGCGCAGGCGTGGCCCCGATGATCGGGCCAAGGTAGGGCACGATGTTGAAGGCCCCCGCCAGGAAGCCGATGGCGGCGGCGCTGGGAATCCCGACGATGGTCAGGCCCAGCCACACGAAAACCCCGATGAACGCGGCGATCAGCAGTTGCCCGCGCACGTACCCGCCGACGGACGTCCCGACCAGATCCGAGAGTTCCAGCACGCGCGGCTGCCACGGGCGGGGAAAGATGCCCAGGAGGGTGGAGTTCACGCGCGAGTAGTCGAGCATCAGGTACACGCTGAGCAGCAGGATCAGCAGCACCTGCCCCACCACGCCACCGATCGACACAAGGCTGCTGAACAGCGTGCCGGTCGACGACAGGGCATTCTGCAGGATAGGCACGATGTTCTTGCCCAGGTTCTCCACGTAGGTCTGGGCCGCCTGTACGATCTTCTCGCGCGCTCCCGTCAGGCCGCTCACGCCGCGACTGGTCAGCCACTGCGTGAGGTGGTCGAAGGTGTCTCCGGCCGACCCGATCAGATCCGGGAGTTTCTGGAGGAGTTGCACGAGCTGCGTACTGACGGTGACCAGGAGCGCTCCCGCCAGGGTGAACACTCCCAGGAAGATCAGCACCACGAAGAACACGCCCAGACCCCGCTTGAGTCGTCCGCGCTCCAGCCACACCAGCAGGGGATTGGCGAGGTACGCGATCAGAAAGGCCACGGCGAAGTCCACCAGCACAGACCGGATCTCCCCGGCCAGCCGCCACGCCAGGAAAATGGCGCCCAGGAACACGAGTAACCTGACCCACGGGTAATTCCAGGCATGCTGGAAGGCAGTGGGAGAGCGCTCTGTGCGCAGCGATCGGGAGGAGTTGGGGGTCGGCGCACTCACAGTGGCTTCACTGTAAGGGACGTCCGTGGGGCCGCTCCGGAGGATTGCCAGCAGATAAAGGTGAGCAGGGCGGGCAGGCCAGGCCACCCGGTGTGATCACGCGAGGCTCAGTACGCCCGGGTCACGACCTGTCCGTTCTGGCCCATGGGGGTGGCCGCCGCCCCGTTCACACTGACCCGCACGCCGCCGGCGTTCCCGGTGCGGATCACGACGCCTTTGGGAAAGCCCTTGACGCTCCCGGCTGGGGGCGTGCCCTGGTACAGCACGACCCCGCCAGGCCCAGTCACGCGCGTCCAGGACGGCGCGGCGAAGGTGACGCTGACGGCCGCGCGTGGCGCGGTGGAGGTCGTGGACGTGCTGGCGGCGGCCGGTGTGGCGGCGGTCGGCGTCACGGTGGGGGTGCTGCCGGGTCGGTTCAGGTCGGCCAGGCTGCTGCGTCCGGTGCCTGTGGCAGGCAGGGTGGCCCGCAGGTTGCGGCCCTGCTCAAGGCTGATGGACTGTTTCAGGGGCTGACGTCCGGTGAGTTCCACGCGCAGTTCCGCCCGGTCGCGCCGGTCGATGGGGAAGGCGTTCAGGGGCGTGGTGCCCAGGTCGCGGTTGTCGAGATACACGCGGGCGCCGCTCGGCACGCTCTTGACCGTGAGTTTCACGGTGGTCGGAGCAGGGGCAGGCGCCGGTTTGGGGGTCGTGACGGCGGCCGGCGTGGGAGCGGGCGTGGTCGCCGGGGTGGGTGCTGGAACGGTGGCCAGCGGCGCGGGTTTCATGTAGGTGCTGTACGCGTAGTACCCGCCTGCCCCGAGGACGATCACGGCGGTGAGCAGCCCGGCCAGCAGGGCGGGATTCAGACCGGTCGCGCGTTCGCCGGAGGGAACGCCGCGCAGGCTCTGGGCGACTTCCGGGGTGGGGGGCACACTGCGGTCGAATTCCGCGATCAGGGGTGTGGGGTCGAGATTCAGTTCACGGGCGTACCGTTGCAGATACGAACGGGCAAAGGTGCGTTCAGGCAGCAGGGCCGTGTTGCCTTCCTCCAGGGCACGGAGGTAGTCGCCGCGGATCTTGGTGCGCATGGAAAGTTCCTGGGTGCTGAGTCCCAGGGCCTCGCGGGCTTGTTTCAGCGTGCTGCCGAAGCTCATGATGCCTACCTTAACCTTTTTGCCCGTGCCCGGTCGGCCGGGCATGTGGGCAACGCAGGGCCGTTGTCCAGACGGAGCGACCGGTGAGCGGGCCTCCAGGGTTTCCCTGGCCCTGCTTTCAAGTGGGGTTCGTCAGCGCTGTGCGTCAGACGTCACCTACGGCGCCCTGCCGGATCACCCGCGTGCCGTCCGGACTCAGCCGTCGTAGGGCCGTCCGAGCGCTTTGGGCGCCCGGCTGCGACCCGTGAGGATCAGGGCCAGGATGGTGATCAGGTACGGCAGGGCACTGACCAGCGTGGGGGGCAGCAGATCCGTGCCGCCTAGCGCGATCGACAGGGCCTGGAGGAAACCGAACAGCACCGTGGCCCCCAGCACGCCCAGAGGCTTCCACTGCCCGAAGATCAGGGCCGCAAGCGCGATGAAGCCCCCGCCGGCGCTGATGTTGCGCACGTACGAGTCGAGATTCCCGATGCTCAGGAACACCCCGGCGGTGCCGGCCAGCACGCCCGACAGGATCACGGCCGAGTAGCGCATGCGCCGCACGTTGATGCCCATGCTGGCCGCCGCGCCCGGCTGCTCCCCGGTGGCGCGCAGCCGCAGGCCGTAGGGCGTGCGGTACAGCACGTACCACGTCAGGGCCACGACCAGGAACGCGAAGTACACGGGGGGCGAGAAGCGCAACTCGCCCACGCCCCACAGCGGCAGGCCCTGGTTGAGCTTGGGACTCTCGGTGGACGTCTGGTACAGCGCGGTCAGGATCACGGCGGGCACGCCGGAGGCGAGCAGGTTGATGGCCGTGCCGCTGATCACCTGATCGGCGCGGTACTTGATGCTCAGCACCGCGTGAATCCACGCGATCAGGCCGCCGACGATCATGCCGGCCAGCCAGCCGAACCAGGGGGCCAGGGCGCCCAGGCTGGGCTCCAGGATCTTGGCACTGACGGCGCCGGCCAGCGCCCCGAAGATGATCAATCCGTCCAGGGCGATGTTCACCACGCCGCTGCGCTCGCTGAACAGGCCGCCGAGGGCCGTGAGCAGCAGCGGCACCACCGATCGGATGAACGTCGCCAGGAAGGCGGTGGTCAGGAGTTGCGCGAACAGACCTTCCATCAGCGGCCTCCTTCCCGGGTGATGTCCTCACTCGCCTGCCCGACATTCGGGCTGGGCGTGGCCCGCTCATGGGCCGCCTGCTCCGGCGTGAGCTGCGCGCCTGGGGGTGGGCCGCCTGCCCCTGCGGCCAGGAGCTGCGGGGGCGGCGGATCGATGAGCCGGCGGCTCAGGAAGCCCCCGGCGGCAATGAACAGCACGATCAGGGCCTTGAGCACCGTCACGATGTCGCGGTTCACGTTCTCCAGCTGCCGGGACACTTCCAGGCCGCCCGTGTCTACCGTGCCGAACAGCAGGCTGGACACGACCACGCCCGCCGGGGTGTTCTGGCCCATCAGGGCCACGGCGATCCCGTCGAAGCCGACGTTCACCGGCATGTTGCCCTTCAGGCGGTACTCGTCGAGCGCGCCGCCGTTCACGTAGTGCAGTCCGGCCAGCCCCGCGAACATCCCAGCGATGGTCATGGCCAGTACCGTGCCGCGGGCCACACTGATCCCGCCGTACTCGGCGGCCTTGGGCGAGAGGCCCACCGCGCGCAGGGCGTAGCCGGTCGCGGTGCGCCACATCAGCGTGCCGAAGAAGACCACGCACACCAGCGCGATCAGGAACGACGCGTTGAGCTGTGACCCGGCGATGTTGACGGGAATCCCGATCCGCCATGTCAGCGCGCCGAGCACCACGGCGGCCACCAGGGCCAGCAGCGTCCGGCGCGTCTTCAGCAACGCCCGCGCCACGAAGAAGGCCACGACCGCGACCAGCAGCCCGATGCTGATGGCCGTCTGCCCGCCGGAACCCACGTTCAGGAGTTGCAGCATGGTGGGCAGCCGCGCGCCCGGCTGGAGCAGTTCACTGCGCGCCTCGAAGCCCTCGGCCTTGAGGCCCAGGTGGTACGTGCGGCCCAGGAAGGGAAAGGTGTCGGTGCCGATCAGGAAGATGAACACCGCCGAGGCGATGTAATTGAGCATGATGGTGTTGATGACCTCGCTGGACCCGAAGCGGGCCTTCAGCAGGCCAGGGATCGCGCCCCACAGGGCCCCGAAGGCCCCGGCTGCAATGATTGACAGCGGCAGCAGGCCCCAGCCGAGCCAGTGCGGGCCATACACGCCAGCCAGCATCGCGCCGACCGCGCCCATGGTCAGCTGACCGGGCCCGCCGATGTTGAACAGGCCCGTGCGGAACGCGAAGGCCACGCTCAGGCCGGTGAAGATCAGTGGCGTGGCCAGTTTCAACGAGTCGAGCAGCGGGTTCAGACTGGTGATCGGCGCGAACAGCGAGGAGTACACGAAGTACACCAGATCGCTCTTGGCCAGCCAGCCGCCCGTGAGGCCCAGGGGTTTCCCACTCAGGTTCACGGCGGGCTGCACGACCAGCACCACGACCGCGCCCACCGCGATGGCCAGGGTGATGGCGCTGACCGGTACCAGCAGACCGCGCAGGCGGTTGTAGCGCTCATGCCACCACGCGCGCGCGTCCAGGCCCGCTCCGGCCGCGATCAGGCCGCCCAGCAGCGGCAGGAACAGCCCCAGGTTCATGCCGCCGCCCGCGTAGAAGTTCCGAAGCTGCCGTTTGGCCCCGGCGCGCAGGGTCGTGTCGGCCATCACCCGGCTCACCTGCTCGTTCAGGGTCGAGTCCAGCCGCAGGACAGCCACCCCGGCCAGCACGAAGGCCAGCAGCGCCGTGATCCACAGCCACGGCGCGCGCCTCAGGGCCCCGACCACGGTGGCGACCAGCAGTGCCAGCGTGGCCCACCCCAGGCCCAGGATGATCCCGGTGGGGGGCAGGGGGGCCTGCTGGTACGAGGACAGATTCAGGACGCGGCCGCTCAGATGCAGCAACACGGCGTCCGCGTCCGTGCCGCCCCGGCCCAGGCTCGCCAGCGGGAACAGGAGCATGCCGGCGGCCGCCACGGCGGCGGCGATCAGCGCGATACGCGCGCTGTCCCCGGACGGGCGAAAGTCAGGAACGGTGGTCACGTCGCCATTGTAAGGGGCCGCCCTGGTCCCGGCGAGTTCCGGTGACGGCGTGCAGGTGCGGGGCTGCTATGCTCCCGGATGCTATGGAACGTACGTTTGCCATGATCAAGCCCGACGGTGTCCGCCGGGGCCTCACGCCCGAGATTCTCGCCCGCATCGCCCGCAAGGGCTACCGCGTGGTCGGCCTGAAACTGATGGTGATTCCGCGCGCCACGGCCGAGTCCCACTACGCCGAGCACAAGGAGCGGCCCTTCTTCGGGGAACTCGTGGAGTTCATCACGGGCGGACCGGTCGTCGCCATCGCGCTGGAAGGGGAGAACGCCATCTCCGGCTGGCGCGGCATGATGGGCGCCACGAACCCGGCGAACGCGGCGCCCGGCACCATCCGCGCGGACTTCGCCACGACCACCGGCGAGAACGTCACACACGGCAGCGACAGCCCGGACAGCGCCGCGCGGGAACTGGGGCTGTTCTTCCAGAGCGGTGAACTGCTGGCGTGAAGCCTTCACGAACGGCCGCGCCCATATCCGCCGGCGGGTGAATCCGAACGGTGAGGCGTCCAGGGCGGCGCCCACGCGCTCGCTGTGGCGGGCCGGTGACCTCCGCAGGTTCGGCGGCCGGGGGGGCCTCCCCCCCTGGACGCCCAGCTGGACGGCGAATGCAAGGTTCCTGTGACGCCTGGCTCCCTAGCATCGCGCTGAGGTCATGTCGAGGCGGATCACACCACTTCAGGAATTGTTGCTGCGCAGTCAGCAGTCCATCGTGTATTCGGGGAGCGCCGCGTACATCCTGTATGCCCTGCTGACCTCCGTCATCGATCCGCCCGGCAGCTTTCCCGTGGCCTACCAGATCCCCAAATACTGGGCGGCCCTGTGCGCGCTGGCGACCATCGTGGCGGTCGCCTCGGCCCCGCACCGCCTGAAGCAGGTGTACCTGACCACGACCATCGCGTACGTGGTCGTCGCGCTGGTCGAGGTGCCGCGCGCCGTTGCTTCCGGCGAGCTGCCGCTGCACCTGGCCCTGTGGCTCACGCTGAATGTCCTGGTGTCCTTCGTGGTCTTCGGGGCGCGGCAGGGCGCAGTTCTGAACGCGGCCAGTCTCTGTGCGCTGCTGGGCGTGCTCCTGGCCCACGGGCCGCTGGCCGCAACGCCGCTCGCCGACTGGGTGACGGCGGCCATCGTCATGGGCGTGACCGGCCTGGGCGCGTTCATCCTGATGACCTTCATCGAGAACAACCTGCTCCAGCACGAGCAGGACAGCGAGAAACTCCGCGCCGCCCGACAGGATGCCGTGACCGACGTGTACGGACGCGGCGCGATCGAGGAAGAGCTGCAGTACGCCATGGAGCACGCCCAGCGCATCAATTCGCCCATGAGCATCATCGTGACCGACATCGACCACTTCAAACTGGTCAACGACCAGCACGGGCACGCCTTCGGCGACGACGTCCTGCGGGCGGTGGGCAAGCGACTGCGCCGCAACGTCGGCGGAATCGGCGGCATGGTCGGTCGCTGGGGCGGCGAGGAATTCATCGTGGTGCTGCCCGGCGTGGCGAAACCCGACGCCCTGGTGCTGGCCGAACGCCTGCGCCGCGAGATCGGCGACACACCCCTGGCCGGGCTGCCGGTCACGGCGAGTTTCGGCGTGTCATCGTACCGGGGCACCGGCGACACGCCGGATCAGCTGTTCGGCCGGGCCGATATGGCCATGTACGAGGCCAAACGCGCCGGCCGGAACGCCGTGCGCTGAAGAGCGCTACCTGAAGGCGTTCAGCAGGGCCGGTTCCCGCTGGGCGGCGTAGCCGCGCGTCAGCAGGTGCAGGCCGGCACCCGACTGGAGCACCAGCACGTCCTTCAGGCCGGAACTGGCGGCCGGGCGCAGGCCGACGCCTTGTGGAGTCGTGACCGTCCGGGCGCCCGCGCCGGCGGCGTCCTGCGCGCTGAACTTCGGCTGCTGGATGACCAGATCCCAGGCCTGGGCGCGCGAATCGCCATCGTAGGTGATGGTCATCGCGGCGGCGTCCAGCGGAGGATGGGTCGTCCACACGACCCGGCGCAGGCCCCCGGCGATCCGGTCGCGCTGATCCGCCTGGGCGTCGTAGGAGCCGTTCGCGGCGAAGACCAGCCGCTGCTCCAGGGTGTCTGCGGCCGGACTGCGGTGGCATGCTCCCAGCAGCAGCGCGGCGACCAGCAGGGGGGCGGAACGCAGCATGCGCGCACCATACGGCCACGGTGCTCGGCGTGCCATGTGCAAACATCCCGGCATGGACGCCCACCGCCTGAGTCTGACCGTGACCGGCGCGTTGCTGCTGCTGCTCCTGGCGCTGGGCCTGAGCCTGCAACTCGGCTACCGGCGGAACGCGGCCCGCTGGCCGCACCACGCGCTGTACTTCGCCGTGGTGGCCGGAACAGGGCTGGCTGCGCTGCTCACCCTGACCGCTGGCCGCCGGTGGTGGGCACTGCTGCCCGCGCTGGTGCTGCTGCTGGGCATGCCGCGAACCCGTCCCGGCCGGTCTGCCCACTGGCGGCTGGCCCTGGCGGCGGCCCTGGCCTACGCGCTGGGCAGCTGGGGAGCGTGGTAGGCCGTCCGGTGGGAGGGCTGCTAGCCTGACGGCATGGAACTCATCGAGGGGATGCTGGCCCGGCGCACCACCAACGGCCCCTTCCGCCCGGATCCGGTCAGCCGCGAGCACCAGCACGCGCTCATGCGGGTGGCGCAGGCGGCCCCGAGTCACTTCAACTCTCAGCCGTGGCGCTTCGTGCTCGTCGAGCACCCGGACACCATCGCGCGGGTCGCGCAGCTCAGCGGCGACAGCATGACCGAGCTGATCGAGGCCGGCGTGTTCTTCGAGCGCTACCGCCGGTACTTCCGCTTCAGCGCCCAGGAGATGGACGAGCGGCGCGACGGCATCCACATCGACCACCTGCCGGGACCGCTGCGGCCCTTCACGCGGCAGATCTTCAGCGACGCGGGCCTGAAGCTCATGCGGCAGCTCGGCGTGCCGAAAAAACTTGGCGAGGACAACCGCCGGCTGGTCGCCGGGAGCCCGCTGCTGCTGGCGGCGCTGCTCGACAAGACCGAGTACCGGCCCGGCGAGCTGTCCGGCTTCTACTCGGTGTTCGGGCTGGGCGCGGCCATCGAGAACATCTGGAATGCGGTGGGAGTCCTCGGCATGGGCATCCAGTTCATCTCCACCCCCATGGAGATTCCCCGCCAGTGGCAGGCCATGCAGCAGCTCCTGCGCGTGCCCGACGGTCTGGAACTCATGGCCGTGTACCGCCTGGGCTACCTGCCGGACGATCACGCACGGCCCAGCATCGACTGGAGCAGCCGCCACCGCAAGCGGTTGGAGCAGTTCGTGTTCCGCGAGACCTGCGACGTGCCCGAAGCGGAGCCCGCCCCGTGACGCCCCTGCGCCTGCTGCACGTTGGCCTGGGCGGCTGGGGACGCTCGTGGATGACCGTCACGGCCGCCGAGCAGGGTGTAGAGGTCGTGGGTCTCGTCGATGGCAGTGCGGCGGCCCTCGACCTCGCGCAGGCCCAGGCGACCACGCCCACCTTCGCCTCGCTGGACGACGCGCTGCGCCACACTGACGCGCAGGCCGTCCTGGTAACCACGAACGCCGTGGGACACGCGCCCGTGGCCCTCGCGGCGCTGGAGGCGGGCCTGCCGGTGCTGATCGAGAAGCCCTTCGCTACCACCGTCGAGGAGGCCCGCGCCGTCGTGGACGCTGCCGCCGCGAGAGGGCTGCCGCTGATGGTCAGCCAGAACTACCGCTTTCACCCGGCCGCGCAGGCCGCCGCCGCCTGGGTGCACGCCGCGCCCTATGGCGAGGTCGGCGCGGTGGAGGTCGAGTTCCGCCGCGACAGCGCCCGCACGGCCGCCAGCGCGCACCACCTGCTGCCGCACCCGCTGCTGCTCGACATGGCCATCCACCACTTCGACCTGATGCGCTTCGTGCTGGGCCGCGAGGCGTTCAGCATCGACTGTCACGCCTTCAACCCGCCGTGGAGTCCCTTCCGCGATCCGGCCTCCGCGTTCGCCACCCTGGAGTTCCAGGGGGGCGTGGCCGTCAGTTACCGGGGCACCTGGGCCAGTTCCGGCGTCAAGACGCCCTGGGCCGGCGAGTGGCGGCTCGACGCGCGGAACGCCGAACTGACGTGGACGGGCCGCGATGACCCGCCCGCCGACCGCGCCACCGTCCGACCCGTCGGCAAGCGGCCCCGCGCGCTGCCGTTGCCGCCAGTGGCGCACCTCGACCGGGCGGGCGCCCTGGCAGAATTCGTCCAGGCTGTCCGGGACGGGCGCGAACCGCACAGCAGCGGGCGCGACAACCTCGGCAGCCTCGCGCTGGCCCTGGCCGCCATCCGTTCCGCACAGGAACGCCGGATCGTCCTGCTGTCCGAACTGCTGGACGGGTAACGGCGTCCGGGATCGGAGCGTGAAGGGACGGTCAGCAGGCGGGGGGAGCAGGCGGCAGGGCGCGGGTGCAGAATGCCGCCGGAGGATGTACCCATGACCGACACCACCTCAACCCTGAACGCCGCGCAGAGCGGCACCTTCCAGATCGGCGGCGACCTCAGCGTGAACCGGCTGGGCTACGGGGCCATGCGGATCACCGGCACCGGCATCTGGGGCGACCCCGCCGATCCCCAGGCGGCCCTCGCCACGCTGCGCCGCCTGCCGGAACTGGGCGTGAACTTCATTGACACCGCCGACAGCTACGGCCCGGCCGTCAGCGAGGAACTGATCCGCCAGGCGCTGCACCCCTACGACACGGTCGTGATCGCCACCAAGGGCGGCCTGACCCGCACCGGCCCGGACGTCTGGATTCCCGTGGGCCGCCCCGAGTACCTCAAGCAGCAGGCCTACATCAGCCGCCGCCGTCTGGGCGTCGAACGCATCGACCTGTGGCAACTGCACCGCATCGACTCCAAGGTGCCCGCCGACGAGCAGTTCGGCGCGATCCGGGAACTGATCGACGAGGGCGTCATCCGCCACGCGGGCCTGTCGGAGGTCAGCGTCGCCGAGATCGAGGCCGCGCGCAAGGTGTTCCCGGTGTCCACCGTGCAGAA comes from Deinococcus sp. KSM4-11 and encodes:
- a CDS encoding AI-2E family transporter; amino-acid sequence: MSAPTPNSSRSLRTERSPTAFQHAWNYPWVRLLVFLGAIFLAWRLAGEIRSVLVDFAVAFLIAYLANPLLVWLERGRLKRGLGVFFVVLIFLGVFTLAGALLVTVSTQLVQLLQKLPDLIGSAGDTFDHLTQWLTSRGVSGLTGAREKIVQAAQTYVENLGKNIVPILQNALSSTGTLFSSLVSIGGVVGQVLLILLLSVYLMLDYSRVNSTLLGIFPRPWQPRVLELSDLVGTSVGGYVRGQLLIAAFIGVFVWLGLTIVGIPSAAAIGFLAGAFNIVPYLGPIIGATPALLLALTLPGGVLKAVLVIVVFVAANQIEGNFLSPYILSRTTDLHPITVLLAILVGVALLGFAGALLAVPTVALGKLLLQKYYYPSRIYTDGP
- a CDS encoding ABC transporter permease; this encodes MEGLFAQLLTTAFLATFIRSVVPLLLTALGGLFSERSGVVNIALDGLIIFGALAGAVSAKILEPSLGALAPWFGWLAGMIVGGLIAWIHAVLSIKYRADQVISGTAINLLASGVPAVILTALYQTSTESPKLNQGLPLWGVGELRFSPPVYFAFLVVALTWYVLYRTPYGLRLRATGEQPGAAASMGINVRRMRYSAVILSGVLAGTAGVFLSIGNLDSYVRNISAGGGFIALAALIFGQWKPLGVLGATVLFGFLQALSIALGGTDLLPPTLVSALPYLITILALILTGRSRAPKALGRPYDG
- a CDS encoding NPCBM/NEW2 domain-containing protein produces the protein MTRPPAHLPLALLFTGLLAACSQTPAPSTDEALPPGSPYANGASYPWSDRLEAPVADPYAAGRDYPWTSPTASSVLDAQGLNSGVNYLSDLPWTSASNFWGPVARDRSNGEQDVNDGHTLTLGGQTFAKGLGVHADSTIKYALNAQCSTFSASIGIDDEVGKLGRASFQVLGDGKVLATSAELTGTDSAKALSVNVSGVKELTLNVLKGATTYYDHADWADAKVTCQALEPSGTVYVSDLAYTSATNGWGPVEIDRSNGEQKQFDGRPLTVNGDVFAKGLGVHSGSAITYGLGGACQAFVSGIAIDDETQGRGTVMFQVYGDGRKLFESPTLGGNFGTPLNRVAVDLTGVQQLRLVVTDAGDGKSFDHADWVDAKLACTPAGTSGATDPAFGTNGHANVGSVDSVVEPGNSVVLLGKDFSVKRLSSAGTVSAAGAVSVPGGTASAIARQANGNLVAVGQANNMVVVVRYLPTLQPDPSFGTGGVKVMQYGVMVNDVPAASSARDVTVQADGKVVLVGTSTESYLDYDVPGSTLDYLIARLNVDGLPDPTFGQDGKFTLSSSSYTDCLPKELDDLMTAVAVQADGRIVAAGNSDCVGGYVPTVLRLTADGKLDPTFSGDGIAFASPQGDNGYGDFTRALLVQPDGKIVIGGATQRFQTTAFIGRLTAAGEPDGGLVFQIADNFYDVGSVYSLARQNDGKIVFGALSPNLRHLGRLNADLTLDTSFGGLGTGYLYLDTAVTSVNIDPVGRIVASGTTDTVRVLP
- a CDS encoding GGDEF domain-containing protein, which produces MSRRITPLQELLLRSQQSIVYSGSAAYILYALLTSVIDPPGSFPVAYQIPKYWAALCALATIVAVASAPHRLKQVYLTTTIAYVVVALVEVPRAVASGELPLHLALWLTLNVLVSFVVFGARQGAVLNAASLCALLGVLLAHGPLAATPLADWVTAAIVMGVTGLGAFILMTFIENNLLQHEQDSEKLRAARQDAVTDVYGRGAIEEELQYAMEHAQRINSPMSIIVTDIDHFKLVNDQHGHAFGDDVLRAVGKRLRRNVGGIGGMVGRWGGEEFIVVLPGVAKPDALVLAERLRREIGDTPLAGLPVTASFGVSSYRGTGDTPDQLFGRADMAMYEAKRAGRNAVR
- the ndk gene encoding nucleoside-diphosphate kinase — translated: MERTFAMIKPDGVRRGLTPEILARIARKGYRVVGLKLMVIPRATAESHYAEHKERPFFGELVEFITGGPVVAIALEGENAISGWRGMMGATNPANAAPGTIRADFATTTGENVTHGSDSPDSAARELGLFFQSGELLA
- a CDS encoding ABC transporter permease; its protein translation is MTTVPDFRPSGDSARIALIAAAVAAAGMLLFPLASLGRGGTDADAVLLHLSGRVLNLSSYQQAPLPPTGIILGLGWATLALLVATVVGALRRAPWLWITALLAFVLAGVAVLRLDSTLNEQVSRVMADTTLRAGAKRQLRNFYAGGGMNLGLFLPLLGGLIAAGAGLDARAWWHERYNRLRGLLVPVSAITLAIAVGAVVVLVVQPAVNLSGKPLGLTGGWLAKSDLVYFVYSSLFAPITSLNPLLDSLKLATPLIFTGLSVAFAFRTGLFNIGGPGQLTMGAVGAMLAGVYGPHWLGWGLLPLSIIAAGAFGALWGAIPGLLKARFGSSEVINTIMLNYIASAVFIFLIGTDTFPFLGRTYHLGLKAEGFEARSELLQPGARLPTMLQLLNVGSGGQTAISIGLLVAVVAFFVARALLKTRRTLLALVAAVVLGALTWRIGIPVNIAGSQLNASFLIALVCVVFFGTLMWRTATGYALRAVGLSPKAAEYGGISVARGTVLAMTIAGMFAGLAGLHYVNGGALDEYRLKGNMPVNVGFDGIAVALMGQNTPAGVVVSSLLFGTVDTGGLEVSRQLENVNRDIVTVLKALIVLFIAAGGFLSRRLIDPPPPQLLAAGAGGPPPGAQLTPEQAAHERATPSPNVGQASEDITREGGR
- a CDS encoding VOC family protein codes for the protein MLKHVSFLSGDLPATLAFYERLGGVIEKDVTTSEGYRRAVIRLGEGRVQFFQIAHEVPMPHTHWAEHLALHVSGLASLLSDLRASGVTITRDLQPSPGGRDMAFVLDPDGRQVELLEAGA
- a CDS encoding helix-turn-helix domain-containing protein yields the protein MSFGSTLKQAREALGLSTQELSMRTKIRGDYLRALEEGNTALLPERTFARSYLQRYARELNLDPTPLIAEFDRSVPPTPEVAQSLRGVPSGERATGLNPALLAGLLTAVIVLGAGGYYAYSTYMKPAPLATVPAPTPATTPAPTPAAVTTPKPAPAPAPTTVKLTVKSVPSGARVYLDNRDLGTTPLNAFPIDRRDRAELRVELTGRQPLKQSISLEQGRNLRATLPATGTGRSSLADLNRPGSTPTVTPTAATPAAASTSTTSTAPRAAVSVTFAAPSWTRVTGPGGVVLYQGTPPAGSVKGFPKGVVIRTGNAGGVRVSVNGAAATPMGQNGQVVTRAY